One Tepidimicrobium xylanilyticum DNA segment encodes these proteins:
- a CDS encoding DNA methyltransferase — MERFINSFITGKCEDVLKEFPENSIDLIVTSPPYADQRFYGTDESRIHPDDYVEWFLPKAIEFKRVLKETGSFILNINDKVVEGKQHLYVFELVFHLF; from the coding sequence TTGGAACGGTTTATTAATAGTTTTATTACAGGAAAATGCGAAGATGTACTCAAGGAGTTTCCGGAAAATTCCATAGATTTAATTGTTACATCTCCTCCGTATGCTGACCAGCGTTTTTATGGAACTGATGAATCAAGAATTCATCCAGATGATTATGTAGAATGGTTTTTACCAAAAGCAATTGAGTTTAAAAGGGTACTTAAAGAAACTGGTAGTTTTATTCTTAATATAAATGATAAGGTAGTTGAGGGGAAACAACATTTATATGTTTTTGAACTGGTATTTCACTTGTTTTAG